The following nucleotide sequence is from Candidatus Woesearchaeota archaeon.
TCAAGTGAGAAACAGTGCGTGCAATAAATTCCTAAAATTTGCATTCACGATTACGTCTGGAAGAGCAACATTGATTGCAGGCTCAAGGTTTGAAAAGAAATACAGCAAAGTAAAAAACAAGAAAGGTTATCCTACTACAAGAAGAGTGATTGCAAGAGAGCTTGCAACAATTGTTTTGCATATGCTTAGCAAGGAAGAATCTTTTAAAAATTAAAATTTATAATGGGACTTGCTTTGGTTTATCACTAAAGCGTCCCAAACAAGAAGGACGAGGGCACCCTCTGCGTATAACTAAGCCTTAGAGCTTACATAGGTGGTTAGGGGCCCTTTTACCACTCAACACAATGTGCTTAGAGCACCAAGAGATGTTTGTGGCTTTATGCCTTGTCCTTAACAACATTAAACTTATATATATAGAAATCATATATAAGTACCCAAGCGATATCATTAATTTGATATCATTTATATAGAGTTTACTATATTTAAAACTTGCGGCCTTTATAAAAGAGTTCTAAGAGATGTTATATTCTACGAGTATAGCGAGAGCACGCAGTGCGGTATCGAGGCATTTATGCAGAAGAAGTAAGAGAGAGTTCTGTTTTTCGCGATAGCCAATTTGAAATATTTTGGAACAATTTCTTTTAATATTTGAAAGTTCTTTCATAATTCTTATGGTCAAACCACTCTAGAATAATTGAATAAATCCTAACTTCATCATTCTCTAAAACATAAATAATTCTATATCCAGAAGGTAAATCATATTTCCAAAGTGAATAACCTTCAATTAGCTTAAGGTATTTTTTTGGAATCCTATCTTTTGGTATTGATGCACCACAAAAACCATTCTCACTTAAATCTTCAATTGCTCTTTTAATCCACTTATACAATCTTTTTTCTTGTTCATCTCCATCTTTTAAAGATTTATAAGATGACTCTAAATTTTCATTCATAAATTGAACTTTTGTTGGTTTTTTAATCATTTTGCAGGTACCGAATTTCTAAGCAATTTTCCTTTGGTAATTCCTATCCAAACAACCTTTTTTTCTCTGTCGATACCAATTTTATTTGAATAAATTAAATAATTTAAAATAACTGAAAATGTTTGATATCTCATTTTTTTAGGCAATTTTTCCCATAATGCTTTTTTTTTATACATAGCAGAATGTTCCTCAATAAACTTCTCTACCATTAAAATAGTATCTAATTGTGGATATGAAAAGGCATTTTCAAACATATCATAAATAATCTCTTTCGCTTTCATAGTTGTATTAGTATGTATAACTATTTAAATGTTTGCTATTTGCATAAAAAAGAATTTATTCCAATTAATTTCAGAACTCTCTCTGATTGAATATAACATTCGAGATTAAGAAAAAGCTCGAGCTTGCGAGAGTTTGGGAAATCTCTGCAAGAGATTTCTTTCTAATCGGTGTTGTACGTCCCGAACGTTAGTGAGAGCCTGCAAGGCGAGGTCGAGGAACGAAGTGACGAAGAAGTGTTTAAGTTTTACGAGCCAAAGGCGAGACTATCTAAAGAGGACTTTTCTTCGCGGCAGCCAATTTGAAACAGAACGACTAAAAGGAGTGGATTCCTTTTAATTGGGATAATTTAGAATATAGGATTAAAACTTAAAGAGAAAAATTGAAAAATTTATTAAATGAGCATTCCAATACTAATTAAGGTTAATGATATTATAGATGAAATAAATATCAAAAACCAATATTTTATCGGATCTTTTTCCCTATTTATTTCAAAACTTCCATATAATGGATTTAAATTATATATAGTTTTCTTTTTTAATTCAAAAACTGTAAATACTAACATTGAAACTCCAAATATAATTAAGACATATTTATTAATCATAATATTCTAATTTATTAGAAAATTTATAAAGTTTGGCATTATCTAATCCTAAAAAAAAAGAAAACTAATTTCAAAAAAAGTCCGACAAATAATATTTCAAAAACTTAAACATTACAACTAACATGGCTGTTTGATGAAGTTTTTCGAGTTTACGAGAAAAATTTGGGAGAGCCCCGAGCTGAGGGGCGAACCATCTAACAGCTGTTAGGCGACCCGAACCATCACAAAGTGAAGGTGAGAGCGCAGCGTGGCAAGAAAATTATGAAATAATTTTCGCAGAGTCGAGAAAAAGGCGTACATAAAAGAACGTGAGTTCCTTAAAAATTAAAAGAATAAAAACAAATTATGCATTATTAGGTTTTAAAGTTTCAGCACCCTTTTTATACATATATTGATAAGTGTGCAATTTATTATAAAAATTTACAACCATACTAAAAATTTCAAGGTCTAGATTAGGAGTATTAGTTACAGAATTTGAATCTACTTCAACTCTTAATGCATGATTTCTAAGTCTTTGAGAAGGCGGGTAATGATCACCTTGATCCATAAAGAAATCATCAAAATCTTGTGGAAGTTTTTGCCTAGTTAAATCATATTTTGAAACTAAGTTTTCTCCAACAGTAAAATTATGAACTGCAGAATCTAAATACAGAAATGGAATCTTACCCATAGTTTTTCCTGCAACAGTTATCTTTTCCATAAGAGTTAAATCTGCCATAATTTTAGGGTTAATTTTACCTAACGCAGAAATTTTATCTTCAATATTTAATATACCCATATAAAATATCTGAAAAATGAAATATTTAAACTTTTGCATAATTTGTCTCGAAAACAGCCTTTTTCTCGATTTTGTCTAACAGATATTATACAGACAATATTTATCCCGTTTATGAGAAAATACGCCCAAAAAGCAGACTTTTTAATTAAATTCACTCAATATAGGATTAGTATGGCTAAAATTCATAAGTGTATATAACACATCAATAACCCCCAAAAAAGAGCCTATTCCTAAATAAAGTATACCTTAAGTATATACTTTTTATTCTTTTTATTTATAAAGGATAAGAACTTAATTTATAGTATTAATAGCAATTATTAATTATCAAATCTTGAAAAAATGAAAAAAATAAGTAAAGAACCTCTTGTAGTTTTGAAGAATGTTTCAAAAATTTATAGGATGGGTGAAGTTGATGTACCTGCGTTATTGGATATTGATTTAGAAATTTTCCGAGGAGAGTTTGTTGCAATTATTGGTTCTTCAGGCTCAGGTAAATCTACTATGATGAATCTTGTAGGATGTTTGGATACGCCAACTAAAGGTGAGATTTTTTTGAAGTCTCAAAACATTGGAGAGCTTGCTGAATCTGATTTGTCAACACTGAGAGGAAAGAGCGTGGGATTTATTTTTCAACAATACAATTTACTTCCAACTCTTAGTGCTTATGGTAATGTTAAATTACCACTTGAATTGCAAGAGGTTTCTGATGATGAAGCAGATTCTAGAACTAAAAAGGTTTTGAAATTGGTATCTTTATCAGATAAGTTGAATCATTTTCCATCTCAACTCAGTGGTGGACAACAACAAAGAGTAAGTATTGCAAGATGTCTTGTTGCTGATCCTGAGATTATTCTAGCAGATGAACCAACAGGGGCATTAGATAGTGTAACAGGAACTGAAGTTCTAGAGACTCTACATAGACTTTGGAGAGATGAAGGAAAGACTATTATTATGATTACTCATGACTTGAATCTTGCAAAGTATGCATCAAAGATTGTTGAATTGAAAGATGGTAAGATTATTAAAATTGAAGAAAAAAAAGAGATAAAAAAATAAAATGAAAAAAGTATTAAGTGTATTAATTATATTAGTGTTAAGTTTAGTCGCACCTTTAGGTGTTTTTGCAGCAGATGGTTTAGCCATTTTGGATGTGAATTTGATGAGTCAGGACCCAGATCCTGTTGTTGCAGGAGATGTTGTTGAAGTTAGATTTTCTGTAGAAAATATTGGTTATGATAGTTCTAATGATTTAATTGTTAGTGTGGAAGAAGAGTTTCCATTTGAAGTTGTAAGCAGTAATCAACTAAATATAGGTGCGCTTTTATCAGGTCAAAATGATGAGAATAAACAAATAGTAAAATTCACATTAAAGGTTGATAAGGATGTAAAAGCTGGAGCGCAACAAATGACTTTAAATGTTTTAGATACTCAAAATGGTGTGACTTTAACTTATGATTTTGATGTTGATATTAAGACTAAGAACAGTTTAGAAATTGAGAGTATTGATAAATCTGAGATTGTTCCAGGAAAGAAAGAAACTATTACATTTAAACTAACTAATGTGGGAAGTTCAAATTTGGATGATATTATTTTCTCATGGGAGAATGTTGATGAAGTTATTTTGCCTGTAGGTAGTGATAATTCAGTTTATATAAAAAGCATTCCTGTAGGTCAAAGTGTCGATATTGCTTTTGATGTATTGGCAAGTTCAAGTGTTACAGCAGATTTATATAATTTAGATTTAAAAATTTCATATCAAGATTCAATCTCATCTGAAGTTTATGAATCTATTACTAAGACAGGAATTTATGTTGGTGGAGATACAAGTTTTGATTTAGTGTTTGATGAAGTTAGTGGTAGTGAATATGCTTTTACAATATCAAATATTGGAGCAAATAATGCAGAGAGTGTAACTATTAAAGTACCTTCTCAAGATGGTTGGACTATTAATTCAGGAAGCTCAGAAATTATTGGTAATTTAAATAAAGGTGATTATACAACTGTTAGTTTTGCAATGACTAAAGGAAAAGCGCAAGCAATTGATTTAATTATTGATTATACAAATACTTTAGGTGAGAGAGTTAGTATTGAGAAATTAGTAGATGTAGCGAGTTCTGAATCTACAGTTGATGGTGTTGCAGTTGAAAGAGATGGTTCTGGTGGAGGTATGAGATCTATGACTTCAGGTGTTACTAATATTGTAACTTATGCTAAATACTTTGGTTATGCAGTCTTGATTTTAATTGTTTTAGTTATTGGTAGAAAAGTTTACAAAAAGAGGAGAAAATAAAATACTTTTTATTTTATTTAGAGGTTTTAAAAGATGATACAGTCAAAAATTAAAAGTTTTTTCGGTACAATTTTAAAATTCACAGAGGTGAATTATTAAAATGAAATTAATTAAGAGTTTTAAGATGGCGCTTAACATGGTACTTCATTCAAAGCTAAGATCATGGCTTACGATTTTAGGTATTGTTATTGGAGTTGCATCAGTTATTGCTATTTTATCTATTGGAGATGGGATGGAGGCTGAAGTTAGTTCGCAGTTTGACTCATCAGGAGCAGATATTATTACACTTACTCCAGGTTATACAAAAGCTACAGATTTCGGTCCAGGAAGACATGATGAACCTCAAACTAGTTCTGCTGATGCTGATGCTGATGAATTAACTCGAAGAGATTATTTAGCAGTTAAATCAGTTTCAGATGTTGAGGCTGTGAATACATTAGTTTCAGATAAAGTTGATGTTTATTATCAAGGAGAAGAAGGAACTCTTAGTGTTACTGGTGTTGATGAGAGTGTTTATGCTCAATTTGAAACTAATGATTTACTTGAGGGAAGGTATTTATCTTCAGCAGATTATAATGTGGTTGTTATAGGTGAGACTTTGGCTAATGAATTTTTTGATAGAGAATTAGGTATTAATCAATTATTAACTATAGAAGGTAAAAGTTTTAGAGTAGTGGGAATTTTAGATGGAGGGAGGTCTTCTATTTATATGCCGCTTGATGCAGCTTATACTATTTTTGATGATAAAGAAAAAGATGTTTATGATTCCATGCAGATTAAAATTAGAGATGAGGATAGATTAAATGAGACAGAGGCAAAACTTAATTTAAAACTTATGAATTCAAGACATGTTAGTGATGATGATTTAGATTTTACTTTAACAACAAATGCTGCTTCAGCAGATCTGCGAGCAGAAATGCTTTCAACTATCACAACTTTCTTAACAGCAATTGCAGGAGTTAGTTTAGTAGTTGGAGCCGTAGGTGTTGCAAATACTATGTTTACATCTGTTTTAGAGAAGACTAAAGAGATTGGTATTATGAAAGCAATAGGTGCTAGAAATAGTGATATTTTAGCAATATTTATATTTAATTCGGCTCTTATTGGATTAGTTGGAGGAATTATTGGTGCGATTATAGGAATTGGTTTATCTTTGCTTTTAGGATTGGCAGGAATGCCAGCTCTTGTTAGTTATTCAAATGTGTTTATGATTTTAGGTCTTTCAGTTTTTATTGGTATGATTTCAGGAGTCATTCCTGCAGTTGGAGCTTCAAAGCTTAGTCCAGTAGATGCACTTCGAGCAGATTAAGCTCGAAGTGTGCAGAACGAATAATCGGAGTGACTGCATCTAAGAGCTGATTAAAATTTTATTTTTTATCTTTTTAATAACTTTAACTCTATTTAAAGTTAA
It contains:
- a CDS encoding transposase, with the translated sequence MTIPGVGPYLALVIYSEIGTIKRFESAKKLVMYSGLCPGIYQTGSTEYQVRNSACNKFLKFAFTITSGRATLIAGSRFEKKYSKVKNKKGYPTTRRVIARELATIVLHMLSKEESFKN
- a CDS encoding ABC transporter ATP-binding protein encodes the protein MKKISKEPLVVLKNVSKIYRMGEVDVPALLDIDLEIFRGEFVAIIGSSGSGKSTMMNLVGCLDTPTKGEIFLKSQNIGELAESDLSTLRGKSVGFIFQQYNLLPTLSAYGNVKLPLELQEVSDDEADSRTKKVLKLVSLSDKLNHFPSQLSGGQQQRVSIARCLVADPEIILADEPTGALDSVTGTEVLETLHRLWRDEGKTIIMITHDLNLAKYASKIVELKDGKIIKIEEKKEIKK
- a CDS encoding COG1361 S-layer family protein produces the protein MKKVLSVLIILVLSLVAPLGVFAADGLAILDVNLMSQDPDPVVAGDVVEVRFSVENIGYDSSNDLIVSVEEEFPFEVVSSNQLNIGALLSGQNDENKQIVKFTLKVDKDVKAGAQQMTLNVLDTQNGVTLTYDFDVDIKTKNSLEIESIDKSEIVPGKKETITFKLTNVGSSNLDDIIFSWENVDEVILPVGSDNSVYIKSIPVGQSVDIAFDVLASSSVTADLYNLDLKISYQDSISSEVYESITKTGIYVGGDTSFDLVFDEVSGSEYAFTISNIGANNAESVTIKVPSQDGWTINSGSSEIIGNLNKGDYTTVSFAMTKGKAQAIDLIIDYTNTLGERVSIEKLVDVASSESTVDGVAVERDGSGGGMRSMTSGVTNIVTYAKYFGYAVLILIVLVIGRKVYKKRRK
- a CDS encoding ABC transporter permease, encoding MKLIKSFKMALNMVLHSKLRSWLTILGIVIGVASVIAILSIGDGMEAEVSSQFDSSGADIITLTPGYTKATDFGPGRHDEPQTSSADADADELTRRDYLAVKSVSDVEAVNTLVSDKVDVYYQGEEGTLSVTGVDESVYAQFETNDLLEGRYLSSADYNVVVIGETLANEFFDRELGINQLLTIEGKSFRVVGILDGGRSSIYMPLDAAYTIFDDKEKDVYDSMQIKIRDEDRLNETEAKLNLKLMNSRHVSDDDLDFTLTTNAASADLRAEMLSTITTFLTAIAGVSLVVGAVGVANTMFTSVLEKTKEIGIMKAIGARNSDILAIFIFNSALIGLVGGIIGAIIGIGLSLLLGLAGMPALVSYSNVFMILGLSVFIGMISGVIPAVGASKLSPVDALRAD